A window from Mya arenaria isolate MELC-2E11 chromosome 9, ASM2691426v1 encodes these proteins:
- the LOC128245964 gene encoding phosphatidylinositol 4,5-bisphosphate 3-kinase catalytic subunit beta isoform-like, whose amino-acid sequence MPFLQMFHNDFGHFMGHVKAKAGIRRERTPFVLTKDFMNAVTGGDAGHKEKVTELMLMCFELFMTIRRNGTLFLTLLNLMSHCNLPELNCQEDITYCRARLGMDKPDHEVAKQFFLDLYSSYKKQWTVNLNFFFHRINKAVNMKSPSQECLRSNQSRSTSASHILRTLHRSIKHDWNTVCLNTNVVIGRRRFLIYH is encoded by the exons ATGCCTTTTCTGCAGATGTTCCACAACGATTTCGGTCACTTCATGGGCCACGTGAAGGCCAAGGCAGGCATACGAAGGGAGAGAACACCGTTTGTGCTGACCAAAGATTTCATGAACGCCGTAACAGGGGGCGATGCCGGACACAAGGAGAAAGTTACAGa ATTAATGCTTATGTGCTTCGAATTGTTCATGACGATTCGTCGGAACGGTACGTTATTCCTGACGCTCCTGAACTTGATGTCGCATTGTAACCTACCGGAACTGAACTGCCAGGAGGATATAACCTACTGTCGAGCAAGACTCGGCATGGACAAACCAGATCACGAGGTCGCGAAACAGTTCTTCCTGGACCTCTACAGCTCGTACAAGAAACAATGGACCGTCAACCTGAACTTCTTTTTCCACAGGATAAACAAAGCTGTGAACATGAAATCTCCTAGTCAGGAATGTTTAAGGTCCAATCAATCACGGTCAACTTCCGCGTCACACATTCTGCGAACACTGCATAGGTCGATTAAACATGATTGGAATACAGTTTGTTTGAACACCAACGTTGTGATCGGTCGTCGTCGATTTTTGATTTACCATTAA
- the LOC128246581 gene encoding cytidine deaminase-like, whose protein sequence is MDETIIKELISKSVSAKKHAYCKYSNFPVGAALLCEDGTIYTGCNIENVAYSSICAEQTAIAKAVSEGHTKFKAIAVSSNQTENVISPCGPCRQYLVEFGGDWDVIMTKPDMTYTMMKTSELLPLGFVQNPFLPTAKK, encoded by the exons atggatGAAA CGATAATAAAAGAACTGATCAGTAAAAGCGTGAGTGCGAAGAAACATGCGTACTGTAAATACAGCAATTTTCCGGTTGGCGCGGCACTACTTTGTGAAGATGGCACCATATATACAG GATGTAATATAGAAAACGTCGCCTACTCGTCTATATGTGCTGAGCAGACGGCCATAGCCAAGGCCGTTTCGGAAGGTCACACGAAGTTCAAGGCCATTGCGGTCTCCAGTAACCAGACTGAAAATGTCATATCGCCTTGTGGACCTTGTCGACAGTATCTAGTAGAG TTTGGAGGCGACTGGGACGTTATCATGACGAAACCGGATATGACGTatacgatgatgaaaactaGCGAGTTACTTCCCTTGGGATTTGTTCAGAATCCGTTCTTGCCCACTGCCaagaaataa